A single window of uncultured Pseudodesulfovibrio sp. DNA harbors:
- a CDS encoding A24 family peptidase, producing MNLLISIVLAVALLIATITDIKSQRIYNWLTFPVILAGFATHTVFGGVEGLKFAAGGFALGFIAMAFPYFLGVMGAGDVKLMAGVGAWLGFSSTLTAFLFTCIAGGIYGLGVLAFDRKVFKAVMGNLVNTFSVFVATRKFNFAPTNTEKVLPRLCYGVAIAVGTATAMILHAWQTGAVHGSY from the coding sequence ATGAATTTACTTATCAGTATAGTGCTCGCAGTGGCACTGCTCATTGCAACCATCACCGACATCAAAAGTCAGCGTATATATAACTGGCTCACCTTTCCGGTCATTCTGGCCGGGTTCGCCACACATACCGTGTTCGGCGGGGTCGAAGGGCTAAAGTTCGCCGCAGGCGGATTCGCTCTCGGATTTATCGCTATGGCATTTCCATATTTTTTAGGTGTGATGGGCGCGGGCGATGTGAAGTTGATGGCTGGAGTTGGAGCATGGCTCGGTTTCTCCAGCACCTTGACTGCTTTTTTATTCACCTGCATTGCTGGCGGTATTTATGGCCTCGGCGTGCTTGCCTTTGACAGAAAGGTCTTCAAGGCCGTCATGGGCAATCTTGTAAATACCTTCTCTGTCTTCGTGGCGACCCGAAAGTTCAATTTTGCCCCTACCAATACAGAAAAGGTCCTGCCTCGGCTTTGCTACGGCGTGGCCATTGCCGTGGGCACCGCAACTGCCATGATTTTGCATGCATGGCAGACCGGTGCTGTCCATGGCAGTTATTAA
- a CDS encoding Flp family type IVb pilin: MTKLMNLILDEEGATAIEYGLIAALIAAGIVGATTSLGGQVVSTFQYITGQMSAATAATP; the protein is encoded by the coding sequence ATGACCAAGCTTATGAACCTTATCCTCGACGAAGAAGGCGCAACCGCTATTGAATACGGCCTTATCGCCGCCCTGATCGCTGCCGGTATCGTCGGTGCAACTACTTCTCTCGGTGGCCAGGTCGTTTCGACCTTCCAGTACATCACCGGGCAGATGAGCGCAGCAACCGCAGCTACTCCCTAA
- a CDS encoding sigma-54 dependent transcriptional regulator, with translation MAERILIVDDDRAFQGMLVEALIDKGYDVDTASTAEDGIKKADAGKFDLILHDIKLPGMSGLDALPHLAEAAPGVDIIVMTGYSSKDSGVKAMQRGAYDYFTKPFSLGEMEVVVRRALEKRRMQKELSELKRKGGTSPLHSIIGQSVPMMAVKERLVRVAELNADVLIMGETGTGKELVSDVIHALSARAKEPFVKINCAAIPENLIESELFGHEKGAFTGATSMKQGKFEQAKGGSLLLDEIGDMPLHLQPKLLRAVEQKQAERVGGAKPIIYDVRIIAATNQELEQRVEEGKFRSDLYYRLNVATLVLPPLRDRKSDLPQLAEFFLDRANRRLGTDISSVSSAAMEIFFNYDWPGNVRQFANAVERAAIFCKSTTITPAEVDQAFTNTSPVADVGMHLPVSEGIPLKQALIDYEKVLIENALRACGGTQTEAASVLGVSAKNLWNKLKKHDINPILFKN, from the coding sequence GTGGCAGAGCGAATATTGATTGTAGATGATGACCGAGCTTTTCAGGGAATGCTTGTCGAAGCATTAATCGACAAGGGATATGACGTGGATACCGCTTCGACAGCTGAAGATGGTATTAAAAAGGCAGATGCTGGAAAGTTCGATCTCATTCTTCATGATATAAAGCTGCCTGGTATGTCCGGGCTGGATGCTTTGCCACATTTGGCAGAGGCCGCACCTGGCGTGGATATCATTGTCATGACCGGTTATTCGTCCAAGGATTCTGGCGTCAAAGCCATGCAGCGCGGTGCATATGACTATTTCACCAAGCCGTTTTCATTGGGAGAAATGGAAGTGGTGGTCCGTCGTGCATTGGAAAAGCGGCGGATGCAGAAAGAGCTGTCCGAACTGAAACGGAAGGGCGGCACCAGCCCGTTGCATTCCATCATCGGTCAATCAGTTCCCATGATGGCGGTCAAGGAACGGCTTGTACGCGTGGCCGAACTCAATGCCGATGTTTTGATTATGGGTGAAACCGGCACCGGTAAGGAACTTGTTTCAGATGTCATTCATGCCTTGAGTGCACGGGCCAAAGAGCCATTTGTTAAGATCAACTGTGCTGCCATTCCTGAAAATCTTATAGAATCCGAATTGTTTGGACATGAGAAGGGGGCTTTTACCGGCGCGACTTCCATGAAGCAGGGTAAGTTTGAGCAGGCCAAGGGCGGCTCCCTCCTGCTTGATGAAATTGGCGATATGCCATTGCATCTGCAACCCAAACTGTTGCGGGCGGTGGAGCAAAAACAGGCTGAACGCGTGGGGGGGGCCAAACCCATTATCTATGATGTGCGTATTATCGCAGCAACCAACCAGGAGTTGGAGCAGCGTGTTGAAGAAGGGAAATTCCGTAGCGATCTTTATTATAGATTGAATGTTGCGACATTGGTGTTGCCGCCGCTCAGGGATCGCAAGTCGGATCTTCCTCAATTGGCTGAATTCTTTCTTGATCGAGCTAACCGACGACTTGGTACGGACATCAGTTCTGTGTCCAGTGCGGCCATGGAAATATTCTTCAACTATGATTGGCCGGGTAACGTGCGTCAGTTCGCCAATGCTGTGGAACGCGCTGCCATTTTTTGTAAATCTACGACTATAACCCCCGCTGAGGTTGATCAGGCTTTTACCAATACATCTCCTGTGGCAGATGTAGGCATGCATTTGCCCGTGAGCGAAGGAATCCCTTTGAAACAAGCTCTTATCGATTATGAAAAAGTGCTTATCGAGAACGCCCTGCGTGCATGCGGGGGAACCCAGACCGAAGCGGCAAGTGTACTTGGTGTATCGGCGAAGAATCTTTGGAACAAATTGAAAAAGCACGATATTAACCCGATATTATTTAAGAATTAG
- a CDS encoding TadE/TadG family type IV pilus assembly protein, translating to MNHKDTKRQGLAAVELALMLPVLALLLMLLVEGANAIHTYSSLIEASREGARHVLLEGSDADVEALVAALVTDIDSADLNTNVTTDTVSQTVTVEVSYKYELFGNASSTTPIGESNDNSFQFVAQTTMPMP from the coding sequence ATGAATCATAAAGACACTAAACGCCAAGGACTCGCAGCGGTCGAACTCGCCTTGATGCTTCCCGTGCTAGCCCTTCTGCTCATGCTTTTGGTTGAAGGGGCCAATGCAATACACACATATTCCTCGTTGATCGAAGCCAGCCGAGAAGGCGCACGGCATGTGCTTCTGGAAGGAAGTGATGCTGACGTAGAAGCCCTTGTCGCCGCACTGGTTACAGACATCGACAGTGCTGACCTCAATACCAACGTGACAACAGACACGGTGAGCCAAACGGTCACCGTCGAAGTGTCGTATAAATATGAACTGTTCGGCAATGCCAGCAGCACCACACCTATAGGGGAAAGCAATGACAATTCATTCCAGTTCGTCGCGCAGACAACCATGCCGATGCCCTAA
- a CDS encoding TadE/TadG family type IV pilus assembly protein, with amino-acid sequence MTIHSSSSRRQPCRCPKSRKGSTTAMIAMLLPFLLGVTGIAIDMGNTYMTHTRLQAAVDAGALAGSLELPYDPDLSKGIVQQAVESMVDKNMESAEVKSVVAGTEIRSVEVTAQAEVNLLLMSVLGMSDSTVEARATAGFNKLEVVFVIDNSGSMKGTPITMVKQASIELTELLIPDGATPDTKVGLVPFRGKVRIGEESGLDAGCYNADGTLNEGIHEDFMDDYWRLSSYYRRKITLDTCSDLPKALPLSKNKNLVIDSINTQTATGAWSGTVIPEGIKWARHILTPEAPYTQAGDKEDFRKIMIVLTDGDTEDGECGGSYRASYRPNNYWTNAYFGSGRDDAHCENSGVLNNDMLSEAQLAKDAGVEIFAIRFGSSDYTDIALMKEIASSKPGTNDHYFDAPSVYDIPEIFKQIGKQLGWRLL; translated from the coding sequence ATGACAATTCATTCCAGTTCGTCGCGCAGACAACCATGCCGATGCCCTAAATCCCGCAAGGGATCAACAACGGCCATGATTGCCATGCTGCTCCCCTTTCTTCTGGGAGTTACGGGCATCGCCATTGATATGGGGAACACATACATGACGCACACCCGGCTTCAAGCCGCTGTGGACGCAGGAGCTTTGGCTGGAAGTCTGGAACTCCCATACGACCCAGACCTTTCCAAAGGCATTGTGCAGCAGGCCGTTGAGTCGATGGTGGACAAAAACATGGAAAGTGCTGAAGTAAAATCCGTTGTTGCCGGCACCGAAATCCGAAGCGTGGAAGTCACGGCACAGGCAGAAGTCAACCTCCTGCTCATGTCTGTCCTCGGCATGTCCGACTCCACGGTTGAAGCACGGGCAACAGCCGGATTCAACAAGCTGGAAGTTGTTTTCGTCATCGACAATTCCGGTTCGATGAAAGGCACACCGATCACTATGGTAAAACAGGCCTCTATTGAGTTAACCGAACTCCTGATTCCTGACGGCGCAACACCGGACACCAAAGTCGGTCTCGTACCGTTCAGAGGCAAAGTTCGCATAGGCGAAGAATCCGGCCTTGATGCAGGCTGTTACAATGCTGACGGCACCCTCAACGAAGGCATCCACGAAGATTTCATGGACGACTACTGGCGTCTCTCCTCCTACTACAGACGAAAAATTACTCTGGATACATGCTCCGACCTGCCCAAGGCATTACCCCTGAGCAAAAACAAAAATCTCGTCATTGATTCCATCAATACCCAGACCGCAACAGGCGCATGGTCCGGCACGGTCATTCCTGAAGGTATCAAGTGGGCACGTCACATCCTGACACCGGAAGCCCCATACACTCAGGCTGGTGACAAGGAAGATTTCCGAAAGATAATGATCGTACTCACTGACGGAGACACCGAAGACGGCGAGTGCGGCGGCAGCTACAGGGCTTCATATCGCCCCAACAATTATTGGACCAACGCCTATTTTGGCAGCGGACGGGATGACGCACACTGTGAAAATAGTGGTGTCCTTAATAACGACATGCTCTCCGAAGCTCAGTTGGCCAAGGATGCGGGTGTGGAAATATTTGCCATCCGATTTGGCAGTTCAGACTATACGGATATAGCACTCATGAAAGAAATTGCATCCAGTAAGCCTGGAACAAACGACCATTACTTCGATGCACCATCCGTGTACGACATCCCCGAGATATTCAAGCAAATAGGCAAGCAGCTCGGCTGGCGCCTGCTGTAG